A genomic segment from Actinomadura hallensis encodes:
- a CDS encoding FhaA domain-containing protein — translation MGVIQRFERRLEGMVEGAFARAFKSELQPVEVASAVQREMDDRAAIVAQGRTLVPNDFVVEISQQDGQRLQVYADSLSQELANLAREYAKEQGYSFVGPVRVRFENAGDLATGMFRIRSGVIRGSTVEGGEIRQPVSDVPQGARGGVFAGNPRLLVTTAVEGSDATQRTYEINTPVTLLGRGTDCDLRLVDPGVSRHHAEIRVEGPEVALVDLGSTNGSFVNGQPIRRVTLVDGSRVTMGRTTLVFRRDRE, via the coding sequence GTGGGCGTCATTCAGCGCTTCGAGCGACGGCTCGAGGGCATGGTCGAAGGGGCCTTCGCCCGTGCCTTCAAGTCTGAGCTGCAGCCGGTCGAGGTGGCCAGTGCTGTGCAGCGCGAGATGGACGATCGGGCGGCGATCGTGGCACAGGGCCGCACGCTGGTTCCGAACGACTTCGTCGTGGAGATCTCTCAGCAGGACGGGCAGCGGCTGCAGGTGTACGCCGACAGCTTGAGCCAGGAGCTGGCGAATCTCGCGCGCGAGTACGCGAAGGAGCAGGGGTACTCCTTCGTGGGGCCGGTGCGGGTGCGGTTCGAGAACGCGGGCGATCTCGCGACGGGCATGTTCCGGATCAGGTCGGGGGTGATCAGGGGCTCGACGGTCGAGGGCGGGGAGATCCGCCAGCCGGTGAGCGATGTGCCGCAGGGGGCGCGCGGGGGCGTCTTCGCCGGCAATCCGCGGCTGCTGGTGACCACGGCCGTCGAGGGGTCGGACGCGACGCAGCGCACCTATGAGATCAACACTCCTGTGACGCTGCTGGGTCGCGGTACGGACTGCGACCTGCGGCTCGTCGACCCGGGCGTGTCCCGGCACCATGCCGAGATCCGCGTAGAGGGTCCCGAAGTCGCTCTCGTGGATCTAGGGTCGACCAACGGCTCGTTCGTGAACGGGCAGCCGATCCGGCGGGTGACGCTGGTGGACGGCTCCCGGGTGACGATGGGCCGGACCACGCTCGTCTTCCGCCGCGATAGGGAGTAA
- a CDS encoding FHA domain-containing protein FhaB/FipA encodes MSPFTLTLIKLAFLAVLWLFVIAAVGVIRADLFGSKAATRAATRASQPRPPRAARQPKPPRSQRAAQQGAPTKLVVVQGERAGTVIELTGVPITIGRANDATLVVTDDYASSRHARLYAQDGQWIVEDLGSTNGTYLGRTKVTRPMPIPPGVPVRIGKTVIELRK; translated from the coding sequence ATGTCCCCATTCACCCTCACGCTGATCAAGCTGGCGTTCCTCGCGGTGCTGTGGCTGTTCGTCATCGCGGCCGTCGGCGTGATCAGGGCCGACCTGTTCGGCTCGAAGGCCGCGACGAGGGCGGCCACGCGCGCGTCCCAGCCCCGGCCCCCCCGGGCGGCCCGGCAGCCGAAGCCGCCGCGGTCGCAGCGCGCCGCCCAGCAGGGCGCTCCGACGAAGCTGGTGGTCGTCCAGGGCGAGCGGGCCGGCACCGTCATAGAGCTCACGGGGGTGCCCATCACCATCGGTCGGGCGAATGACGCCACGCTTGTTGTCACCGACGACTACGCTTCGAGCCGGCATGCCCGACTTTACGCGCAGGACGGTCAGTGGATCGTGGAAGATCTCGGCTCGACCAATGGGACGTATCTCGGACGCACGAAGGTGACCCGGCCCATGCCGATCCCGCCGGGCGTTCCGGTCCGTATCGGCAAGACCGTGATCGAGCTGCGCAAATGA
- a CDS encoding Stp1/IreP family PP2C-type Ser/Thr phosphatase gives MTLGIRYAARSDVGMLREGNEDSAYAGAHLLAVADGMGGHVGGEIASAAAIEALRPLDKDLPASELLAALEHTVKAANDNLHRIVESDPALQGMGTTLTAMLWAGNQVALVHIGDSRAYLLRDGSLFQITHDHTLVQSLVDEGRISPDEAASHPQRSLLLRALDGRGEVDPDLSLREAQVGDRYLLCSDGLSGVVTAETIFQVLTDVDDPEQAVRQLIDLANRGGGPDNITCVVADVIDLDRHPPTGGPGQAVGAAANTKPPELPGGGPGANTTVQDTPAGRAAQLRDTRPQPPVAVDEMPPPPAPAPMGDPMGPPPGAAQQAPAPPPRRGGLRRWTWLVVVAGVVVVGVVAGGFVLLQNVRNGYYIGEEGGRVVLYRGTTQEVPGLNLSRKEKKQPTPPIMVADLPQDLQQQVRETYTVDGPEQAWKALESAVCKYSLVESGGKVAIVRGRGQDNCRQTTVQTSDIPVGELPGSDATAIGKGEMTFIGQAAAEEKLRELSTRRDQCRSPDPRIQDCPSNGGKS, from the coding sequence ATGACTCTGGGAATCCGCTACGCGGCGCGCTCCGACGTGGGCATGCTCCGCGAGGGCAACGAGGACTCGGCGTACGCGGGCGCGCATCTGCTCGCGGTGGCCGACGGGATGGGCGGTCATGTCGGCGGCGAGATCGCGAGCGCCGCCGCGATCGAGGCGCTGCGGCCGCTCGACAAGGACCTTCCGGCGTCGGAGCTGCTGGCGGCGCTGGAGCACACGGTCAAGGCCGCGAACGACAACCTGCACCGGATCGTGGAGTCGGATCCGGCGCTGCAGGGCATGGGGACGACGCTCACGGCGATGCTGTGGGCGGGCAACCAGGTCGCGCTGGTGCACATCGGGGATTCGCGTGCGTACCTGCTGCGCGACGGCAGCCTGTTCCAGATAACGCACGACCACACGCTGGTGCAGTCGCTGGTCGACGAGGGGCGGATCAGCCCGGACGAGGCGGCGTCGCATCCGCAGCGTTCGCTGCTGCTGCGGGCGCTGGACGGCCGCGGCGAGGTGGATCCGGACCTGTCGTTGCGCGAGGCGCAGGTCGGGGACCGGTATCTGCTGTGCTCGGACGGGCTGTCGGGCGTCGTCACCGCGGAGACGATCTTCCAGGTGCTGACGGACGTGGACGACCCCGAGCAGGCGGTCCGGCAGCTGATCGACCTGGCGAACCGGGGCGGCGGCCCCGACAACATCACGTGCGTGGTGGCGGACGTCATCGACCTCGACCGGCATCCGCCGACGGGCGGTCCGGGCCAGGCGGTGGGCGCGGCGGCGAACACGAAGCCGCCGGAGCTGCCGGGCGGCGGGCCGGGCGCGAACACGACGGTGCAGGACACTCCGGCGGGGCGGGCGGCGCAGCTGCGGGACACGCGGCCGCAGCCGCCGGTGGCGGTGGACGAGATGCCGCCTCCTCCCGCGCCGGCGCCGATGGGCGATCCGATGGGGCCGCCGCCGGGCGCGGCGCAGCAGGCTCCGGCGCCGCCGCCGAGGCGCGGCGGCCTCCGGCGCTGGACGTGGCTCGTCGTGGTCGCGGGCGTGGTCGTGGTCGGTGTGGTCGCCGGCGGGTTCGTGCTGCTGCAGAACGTCCGGAACGGCTACTACATCGGCGAGGAGGGCGGCAGGGTCGTCCTGTACCGGGGGACGACGCAGGAGGTGCCGGGGCTGAACCTGTCCCGGAAGGAGAAGAAGCAGCCCACTCCGCCGATCATGGTAGCGGACCTGCCTCAGGACCTTCAGCAGCAGGTCCGGGAGACCTACACGGTGGACGGCCCCGAGCAGGCGTGGAAGGCGCTGGAGAGCGCGGTCTGCAAGTACTCCCTCGTGGAGAGCGGCGGCAAGGTCGCGATCGTGAGGGGGCGGGGGCAGGACAACTGCCGCCAGACGACCGTCCAGACGAGTGACATTCCGGTCGGCGAGCTTCCGGGGTCGGACGCGACGGCGATCGGCAAGGGCGAGATGACGTTCATCGGGCAGGCGGCCGCGGAGGAGAAGCTGCGGGAGCTGTCCACCCGCCGCGACCA